In one window of Pseudomonas chlororaphis subsp. chlororaphis DNA:
- a CDS encoding VOC family protein, which translates to MTWHFDHLAFNTAEGDALQQAFQALLGLQAGRRPPFPFPGRWLYQDGQALVHVIEQPTFAETALSHIAFRTEEDAAHLLQRVQASGLPHQVAQVPQDGTWQIFVRMPGGLVLELDAPASPDLHPRYRYVADGGAPA; encoded by the coding sequence ATGACCTGGCACTTCGACCATCTGGCCTTCAACACCGCCGAGGGCGATGCCTTGCAGCAGGCATTCCAGGCCCTGCTCGGGCTGCAGGCTGGACGGCGCCCGCCGTTTCCCTTTCCCGGACGCTGGCTGTACCAGGACGGGCAGGCGCTGGTGCATGTGATCGAGCAACCGACTTTCGCCGAGACCGCGCTCAGCCATATCGCCTTCAGGACCGAGGAGGATGCCGCGCATCTATTGCAGCGGGTCCAGGCCAGCGGCTTGCCGCATCAGGTGGCGCAAGTACCGCAGGACGGCACCTGGCAGATTTTCGTGCGGATGCCGGGTGGCCTGGTACTGGAACTGGATGCACCGGCGAGCCCCGACCTGCATCCGAGGTATCGCTATGTGGCGGATGGCGGCGCGCCGGCCTGA
- a CDS encoding MFS transporter, which translates to MSQSAAATLATDDDKNAVYKRITLRLIPFIFICYLFNYLDRVNVGFAKLQMLDALKFSETVYGLGAGIFFIGYVLCGVPSNLALNKFGPRRWIALMMIAWGTLSTCLLFVTTPTQFYSLRLLTGAAEAGFFPGVVLYLSQWFPSFRRGRIMALFMSAIPVSGLLGSPFSGWILNHFAAGQGGMAGWQWMFLLQGIPTVILGALAYFLLNDNFAHAKWLSPQERALLEADQAEDAASKPRTSGDSLAAVFKNPAIWAFGLIYFCIQSGVYAINFWLPSIIKNLGFSDNLVIGWLSAIPYLLAALFMLMVGRSADLRQERRWHLVVPMLMGAIGLVIAVNFAANPTIAILGLTLATMGALTGLPMFWPVPTALLSAGAAAGGLALINSMGQMAGFLSPYIVGWVKDSTGSTDAALYLLAGVIVAGSLLALRMTRTLKR; encoded by the coding sequence ATGTCACAGAGCGCCGCTGCCACCCTGGCCACCGATGACGATAAAAACGCCGTCTACAAGCGCATCACCCTGCGCCTGATCCCCTTCATCTTTATCTGCTACCTGTTCAACTACCTGGACCGGGTGAACGTCGGCTTTGCCAAGCTGCAGATGCTCGATGCCCTGAAATTCAGCGAAACCGTCTACGGCCTGGGTGCCGGGATCTTCTTCATCGGCTACGTGCTGTGCGGCGTGCCGAGCAACCTGGCGCTGAACAAGTTCGGCCCGCGGCGCTGGATCGCGCTGATGATGATCGCCTGGGGCACGCTGTCGACCTGCCTGCTGTTCGTCACCACCCCGACCCAGTTCTACAGCCTGCGCCTGCTCACCGGCGCCGCCGAAGCCGGCTTCTTCCCCGGCGTGGTGCTGTACCTCTCGCAGTGGTTCCCGAGCTTTCGCCGCGGGCGCATCATGGCCCTGTTCATGTCGGCGATCCCGGTGTCCGGCCTGCTCGGCAGCCCGTTCTCCGGCTGGATCCTCAACCACTTCGCCGCGGGCCAGGGCGGCATGGCCGGCTGGCAGTGGATGTTCCTGCTGCAGGGCATCCCCACGGTGATCCTCGGCGCCCTGGCGTACTTCCTGCTCAATGACAACTTCGCCCACGCCAAGTGGCTGAGCCCGCAGGAACGCGCGCTGCTGGAAGCCGACCAGGCCGAAGACGCCGCGAGCAAGCCACGCACCAGCGGCGACTCCCTGGCGGCGGTGTTCAAAAACCCGGCCATCTGGGCTTTCGGCCTGATCTACTTCTGCATCCAGAGTGGCGTGTACGCCATCAACTTCTGGCTGCCGTCGATCATCAAGAACCTCGGCTTCAGCGACAACCTGGTGATCGGCTGGCTCAGCGCCATTCCCTATCTGCTGGCGGCGCTGTTCATGCTGATGGTCGGGCGCTCGGCCGACCTGCGCCAGGAACGCCGCTGGCATTTGGTGGTACCGATGCTGATGGGTGCCATCGGCCTGGTGATCGCGGTCAACTTCGCCGCCAACCCGACCATCGCCATCCTCGGCCTGACCCTCGCCACCATGGGCGCCCTCACCGGCCTGCCGATGTTCTGGCCGGTGCCGACCGCGCTGCTCAGCGCCGGCGCCGCCGCGGGGGGCCTGGCGCTGATCAACTCCATGGGCCAGATGGCCGGTTTCCTCAGCCCCTACATCGTCGGCTGGGTCAAGGACAGCACCGGCTCCACCGACGCCGCGCTGTACCTGCTGGCCGGGGTCATCGTCGCGGGTAGCCTGCTGGCCCTGCGCATGACCCGCACGCTGAAACGCTGA
- a CDS encoding sugar diacid recognition domain-containing protein translates to MFELDHDLAQDIVDRTMAILPYNVNVMDSQGLILGSGEPERINTRHEGAQLVLANGRVVEIDAQTAKHLKGVQPGINLPLLHDQRLIGVLGITGEPELLRTYAELVRMTAEMLVGQRHQQAEQQWRRQRCDDLLALLLSDSGDSPRLVDEAQQMGLKPQLPRTPYLFELGQPQEGGAQTVEALSAWLMSRYPDSWCVSSAKSSLLWCRPATLSVDNPRLLEKLDSLGWNILRIAVGGQADGLAGLRRCYRRVGDLLAYGRDVLPQSRLLTLNRFRLPVMLWRHRNDDALDELLSPLRKVIAKDANGQLLATLRSWCDHDGQSQACADALGIHRNSLRYRMERIAELSGVDPLKLDGMLALYLAVQLLPQTEPSPL, encoded by the coding sequence ATGTTCGAACTCGATCACGACCTGGCGCAGGACATTGTCGACCGGACGATGGCCATCCTGCCCTACAACGTCAACGTCATGGACAGCCAGGGCCTGATCCTTGGCAGCGGCGAGCCCGAGCGCATCAACACCCGCCACGAAGGCGCGCAACTGGTGCTGGCCAACGGCCGGGTGGTGGAGATCGACGCGCAGACCGCCAAGCACCTCAAGGGCGTGCAACCGGGGATCAACCTGCCGCTGCTGCACGACCAGCGGCTGATCGGCGTGCTGGGCATCACCGGAGAGCCGGAACTGCTGCGCACCTATGCCGAGCTGGTGCGCATGACCGCCGAGATGCTGGTGGGCCAGCGCCACCAGCAGGCCGAACAGCAATGGCGCCGCCAGCGTTGCGACGACTTGCTGGCGCTGTTGCTCAGTGACAGTGGGGACTCGCCGCGGCTGGTGGACGAGGCGCAGCAGATGGGCCTCAAGCCGCAGTTGCCGCGCACGCCCTATCTATTCGAACTGGGCCAGCCCCAGGAGGGCGGGGCGCAGACCGTCGAGGCCCTGAGTGCCTGGCTGATGTCCCGTTACCCGGACAGCTGGTGCGTCAGCTCGGCCAAGTCCTCGTTGCTGTGGTGCCGGCCGGCGACCCTGAGTGTCGATAACCCGCGACTGCTGGAGAAACTCGACAGCCTGGGCTGGAACATCCTGCGCATCGCCGTGGGCGGCCAGGCCGACGGGCTGGCGGGGCTGCGCCGTTGCTACCGGCGGGTCGGCGACCTGCTCGCCTATGGCCGCGACGTGCTGCCCCAGTCGCGCTTGCTGACCCTCAATCGTTTCCGCCTGCCGGTGATGCTCTGGCGCCACCGCAATGACGATGCCCTGGACGAGTTGCTCAGCCCCTTGCGCAAGGTCATCGCCAAGGACGCCAATGGCCAGCTGCTGGCGACCCTGCGCAGCTGGTGCGACCACGACGGCCAGAGCCAGGCCTGCGCCGACGCCCTGGGCATCCACCGCAACAGCCTGCGCTACCGCATGGAACGCATCGCCGAGCTCAGCGGCGTCGACCCGCTCAAGCTTGACGGCATGCTGGCGCTGTACCTGGCGGTGCAACTGTTGCCGCAGACCGAGCCATCCCCGTTGTAA
- a CDS encoding acyl-CoA synthetase: MTAPTSLARLSDIQALEQQQPLAQRNLPASTYELLQRSASRFGERTALTFLPQGSIQDQPWNIGYAELFAQVTRTANALHRLGIRPGKAVSFLLPNLPQTHYVIWGGEAAGIVNAINPLLEPAHIAELVRASRTTVLVTLAPFPGTDLWQKVANLRERLPELEAIVTIDLANLLPEPQRSAIKSQRPAMPEGVLDFDSLLAACPADHLESGRVIQPDDIASYFHTGGTTGTPKLAPHSHLNEVAMAEIISLHGDYDSSDVLLCGLPLFHVNGVMVTGLSAFHRGARVLLAGPQGYRNPTLIKDFWQLVERYRVSCFSGVPTIYAALLQVPNDGIDVSSLRFAVCGAAPMPVELIRQFEARSGLKIIEGYGLTEGTCATSCNPQDGERRPGSIGLRLPYCEVKIAVLDSDGHYLRDAATDEPGNVCLRGPTVFKGYLQADKNQGMWLDGGWFNTGDLGRIDRDGYIWLTGRSKDLIIRGGHNIDPQMIEEALHRHPAVAMAAAVGKPDIKAGELPVVYVQLKAGASAAPAELLEHAARHIHERAALPKDVWLLEQIPLTAVGKTFKPALRLDAIRRVFEDEVRQVAEGIRVEAVSDDRHGQRVDIHVPGLDATRRAALEQRLSGYAVRYQLHSA, from the coding sequence ATGACCGCGCCCACCTCCCTCGCCCGCCTCAGCGATATCCAAGCCCTCGAACAACAACAGCCCCTGGCCCAGCGCAATCTTCCCGCCAGCACCTATGAACTGTTGCAACGCTCGGCCAGCCGTTTCGGCGAGCGCACCGCCCTGACCTTCCTGCCCCAGGGCAGCATCCAGGACCAGCCCTGGAACATCGGCTACGCCGAGTTGTTCGCCCAGGTCACCCGTACCGCCAACGCCCTGCACCGGCTGGGCATCCGCCCGGGCAAGGCGGTGTCGTTCCTGCTGCCCAACCTGCCGCAGACCCATTACGTGATCTGGGGCGGCGAGGCCGCCGGGATCGTCAACGCCATCAACCCGCTGCTGGAGCCTGCGCACATCGCCGAACTGGTCCGCGCCTCGCGCACCACGGTGCTGGTGACCCTGGCGCCCTTCCCCGGCACCGACCTCTGGCAAAAGGTCGCCAACCTGCGCGAACGCCTGCCGGAGCTGGAGGCCATCGTCACCATCGACCTGGCCAACCTGCTGCCCGAGCCGCAACGCAGCGCGATCAAGAGTCAGCGCCCGGCGATGCCGGAAGGCGTGCTGGACTTCGACAGCCTGCTGGCCGCCTGCCCCGCCGACCACCTGGAAAGCGGCCGGGTGATCCAGCCGGACGACATTGCCTCGTACTTCCACACCGGCGGTACCACCGGCACACCGAAACTGGCGCCCCACAGCCACCTCAATGAAGTGGCGATGGCCGAGATCATCAGCCTGCACGGCGACTACGACAGCAGCGATGTGCTGCTCTGCGGGCTGCCGCTGTTCCATGTCAACGGGGTGATGGTCACCGGCCTGTCCGCCTTCCACCGCGGTGCCCGGGTGCTGCTGGCCGGCCCCCAGGGCTACCGCAACCCGACCCTGATCAAGGATTTCTGGCAGTTGGTGGAGCGTTATCGGGTCAGCTGTTTCAGCGGCGTACCGACCATCTATGCCGCCTTGCTGCAAGTGCCCAATGACGGCATCGATGTCTCCAGCCTGCGTTTTGCCGTGTGTGGCGCCGCGCCCATGCCGGTGGAACTGATCCGTCAGTTCGAAGCGCGTTCGGGGCTGAAGATCATCGAAGGCTACGGCCTCACCGAAGGCACCTGTGCCACCAGTTGCAACCCCCAGGACGGCGAACGCCGCCCCGGCTCCATCGGCCTGCGCCTGCCGTACTGCGAGGTCAAGATCGCCGTGCTCGACAGCGACGGCCATTACCTGCGCGACGCCGCCACCGACGAACCCGGCAACGTCTGCCTGCGCGGGCCGACGGTGTTCAAGGGTTATCTGCAGGCCGACAAGAACCAGGGCATGTGGCTCGACGGCGGCTGGTTCAACACCGGCGATCTGGGGCGCATCGACCGGGACGGCTACATCTGGCTGACCGGGCGCAGCAAGGACCTGATCATCCGCGGCGGCCACAACATCGACCCGCAGATGATCGAAGAAGCCCTGCACCGCCATCCGGCCGTGGCCATGGCCGCGGCGGTGGGCAAGCCGGACATCAAGGCCGGCGAGCTGCCGGTGGTGTACGTCCAGCTCAAGGCTGGCGCCAGCGCCGCCCCGGCCGAATTGCTGGAGCACGCCGCGCGGCATATCCATGAACGGGCCGCGCTACCCAAGGACGTCTGGCTGCTCGAGCAGATCCCCTTGACGGCCGTGGGCAAGACCTTCAAGCCGGCCCTGCGCCTGGACGCCATTCGCCGGGTGTTCGAAGACGAGGTGCGGCAGGTTGCCGAGGGCATCCGCGTCGAAGCCGTCAGCGACGATCGCCACGGGCAACGGGTGGATATCCATGTGCCCGGCCTGGACGCCACCCGCCGCGCGGCCCTGGAGCAGCGCCTGAGCGGTTATGCGGTGCGCTACCAGTTGCATTCGGCCTGA